In Chryseobacterium gotjawalense, the following are encoded in one genomic region:
- a CDS encoding DUF4254 domain-containing protein translates to MNFTETAWKVFNQSIIDYHITDNVDTPVNNPYSKDSLEHLLYAKNWIDTVQWHLEDIIRDENIDPTEALKLKRTIDSSNQKRTDLVEYIDSWFLEKYRNISPNVDAKINSETPAWAVDRLSILALKVYHMRLEAQRESASDEHRKNCSVKLNTLLEQQKDLSEAIDQLLFDIENGNIKMKVYKQMKMYNDESLNPILYQNVKNA, encoded by the coding sequence ATGAATTTTACAGAAACTGCCTGGAAGGTCTTCAATCAATCGATAATTGACTATCATATTACTGATAATGTAGATACTCCGGTAAATAATCCCTATTCAAAAGATAGTTTGGAACACCTTTTGTATGCAAAGAACTGGATTGATACCGTTCAATGGCATTTGGAAGACATAATTCGTGATGAAAACATCGATCCAACTGAAGCTTTAAAATTAAAGAGAACAATAGACTCCTCCAACCAGAAAAGAACTGATTTGGTGGAGTATATCGACAGTTGGTTTCTGGAGAAGTACAGGAATATTTCACCAAATGTTGACGCTAAAATTAATTCGGAGACTCCTGCCTGGGCAGTGGATCGCCTGTCAATTTTAGCATTAAAAGTCTATCATATGAGACTTGAAGCTCAACGTGAGTCTGCAAGTGATGAGCACAGAAAAAATTGTTCCGTAAAATTAAATACTTTACTGGAACAGCAAAAAGATCTTTCTGAAGCAATTGACCAATTGCTTTTTGATATAGAGAACGGCAATATTAAGATGAAAGTGTATAAACAAATGAAAATGTACAATGATGAAAGTCTTAATCCGATCCTTTATCAAAATGTAAAAAATGCGTAA
- the dut gene encoding dUTP diphosphatase, translating to MKIKIINKSQHPLPKYQTALSAGMDLYANLEEGITLKSLERKLIPTGLFLELSEGFEAQIRPRSGLSIKNGITVLNAPGTIDADYRGEIGVILVNLSTEDFKINNGDRIAQMVIAKYETAEWQEVAEISETDRGAGGFGSTQL from the coding sequence ATGAAAATAAAAATCATCAATAAATCACAACATCCTTTACCAAAATACCAGACAGCACTTTCTGCGGGAATGGATCTGTACGCTAATTTGGAAGAAGGCATCACTTTAAAATCGTTAGAAAGAAAGTTAATTCCCACCGGACTGTTTCTGGAACTCAGCGAAGGTTTTGAAGCACAGATCAGACCGAGAAGTGGATTATCTATAAAAAATGGAATTACGGTATTGAATGCGCCCGGAACCATCGACGCGGATTACCGCGGAGAAATTGGGGTTATTTTAGTAAATTTGTCAACCGAAGATTTCAAAATAAATAATGGTGACCGGATTGCTCAAATGGTAATTGCCAAATATGAAACCGCAGAATGGCAGGAAGTTGCTGAAATCAGTGAAACCGATCGTGGAGCTGGAGGATTCGGAAGTACCCAATTATAA
- a CDS encoding sugar phosphate nucleotidyltransferase — protein MKIIVPMAGRGSRLRPHTLTVPKPLIPIAGKPIVQRLVEDITKVAGEKIDEIAFIIGDFGAEVEASLIQIAESLGAKGTVYTQDEPLGTAHAIKCAEQSMQGNVVVAFADTLFKADFKLDKNSDGVIWVKKVEDPSAFGVVKLDDYGFITDFVEKPTTYVSDLAIIGIYYFNSAEKLMSEINYIMDNDIKQGGEYQLTTALENLRQKGAKFSLGKVDDWMDCGNKNATVDTNGKVLEYERENVSQFPASAKIDNCMIIPPCFIGENVEISNSKIGPRVSIGNNTKIINSNIDNSLIQENTMIDHGNLSNSMIGNSAEYYGVAREISLGDFSVLDFLSNHKNL, from the coding sequence ATGAAAATTATCGTTCCTATGGCTGGTCGTGGTTCCAGATTAAGACCACATACTTTAACCGTTCCGAAACCATTAATCCCAATTGCAGGCAAGCCCATTGTTCAACGTTTGGTTGAAGATATTACAAAAGTAGCCGGCGAAAAAATCGACGAAATCGCTTTTATCATTGGAGATTTCGGAGCAGAAGTTGAAGCATCTTTAATTCAGATTGCAGAAAGTCTAGGAGCAAAAGGAACCGTTTACACGCAAGATGAACCACTGGGAACGGCGCACGCAATTAAATGTGCGGAACAGTCAATGCAGGGCAATGTAGTCGTTGCTTTTGCGGACACTTTGTTTAAAGCAGATTTCAAATTAGATAAAAATTCAGATGGTGTAATTTGGGTGAAAAAAGTAGAAGATCCTTCTGCATTTGGCGTCGTAAAATTAGACGATTACGGGTTCATTACTGATTTCGTAGAAAAACCGACAACATATGTTTCGGATCTGGCCATTATTGGAATTTATTATTTCAATTCTGCTGAAAAACTTATGAGCGAAATTAATTATATCATGGATAATGATATTAAACAGGGCGGTGAATATCAACTGACAACCGCTTTAGAAAATCTTCGCCAAAAAGGAGCAAAGTTTTCATTAGGCAAAGTTGATGACTGGATGGATTGCGGAAATAAAAATGCAACCGTGGATACCAATGGAAAAGTTTTGGAATACGAAAGAGAAAATGTTTCGCAATTTCCTGCTTCTGCAAAAATTGACAACTGTATGATTATCCCACCGTGTTTCATCGGTGAAAATGTAGAAATCTCCAACTCCAAAATTGGACCGAGGGTTTCTATAGGAAACAACACGAAGATTATCAACTCGAATATTGACAATTCTCTGATTCAGGAAAACACCATGATCGACCACGGAAATCTAAGCAATTCTATGATCGGAAATTCGGCAGAATACTATGGTGTTGCCCGCGAGATCTCTTTGGGAGACTTTTCTGTTCTGGATTTTCTTTCGAACCATAAAAATCTTTAA
- a CDS encoding peptidoglycan DD-metalloendopeptidase family protein → MIKRISFLIGIFLFAFFSGQKKEQLQKQNAELKKQISSINANLAKTQQQSKLSVVYLNEVEKKIGLREKVYTNTQKEKRLIEDEIYLRQLEINRQNRELAVLRKNYAEVLVKAYKNKGAQNKVTFILSSKNLGEALRRIQYLKDYSDYQDKKAAEISTAAKVLQENITLKQKSVKDKEMILTNQQKDLLTIEAEKKTKQSLLEEFKKNEVQLTAELKQKQAESKQLEGQIRSIIADEIRIAKAKEEENRKAEAEKIRVAKIAAEKEKAKIEAENKARMEALALEKKKADEEARKLKEISERKAADEAEKAKLAALADAKKTEDSKKAADAEKAEARRLAAAKDAAEAAANAKAAADRASTARAAEATMVKKNDDEKKAAETKVMTNYGVTTAVGNNFAANRGKMGMPAYGTITHRFGRQPHPVFKNIVEENNGIKIAVSKGTVAKCVAPGTVSRVVASADGSKTVIVKHGDYFTIYANLSSTMASANQQVSAGTSIGVIGEDFDGSYTLDFQIWNGSSPVDPLGWVN, encoded by the coding sequence ATGATCAAAAGAATAAGCTTTTTAATAGGAATTTTTCTGTTCGCTTTTTTTTCTGGGCAGAAAAAAGAACAACTTCAAAAGCAAAATGCGGAACTTAAAAAACAAATTTCGTCCATCAATGCCAACTTGGCAAAAACCCAACAACAATCAAAACTTTCCGTTGTTTACTTAAACGAAGTCGAAAAGAAAATTGGACTTCGCGAAAAAGTATATACCAACACCCAAAAGGAAAAACGATTGATTGAGGATGAAATTTACCTTCGCCAATTAGAAATTAACCGCCAAAATCGGGAACTTGCGGTATTGAGAAAAAACTATGCAGAAGTTCTCGTTAAAGCCTATAAAAATAAAGGGGCACAAAATAAAGTAACTTTTATTTTATCCTCTAAAAATTTAGGCGAAGCGCTCAGAAGAATTCAATATTTAAAAGATTACTCAGATTATCAGGATAAAAAAGCGGCAGAAATTTCCACTGCAGCTAAGGTTCTTCAGGAGAACATCACCTTAAAACAGAAATCTGTAAAGGACAAAGAAATGATTCTTACCAATCAGCAAAAAGATTTGTTGACCATTGAAGCTGAGAAAAAAACAAAACAGTCGCTCTTAGAAGAATTTAAGAAAAACGAAGTTCAGCTTACCGCTGAACTGAAACAAAAGCAGGCCGAATCTAAACAGCTGGAAGGTCAGATCCGATCAATTATTGCCGATGAGATAAGAATTGCAAAAGCAAAAGAAGAGGAAAACAGAAAGGCAGAAGCTGAAAAAATACGGGTAGCAAAAATCGCTGCTGAAAAAGAAAAGGCAAAAATCGAAGCGGAGAACAAAGCACGAATGGAAGCCTTGGCTTTGGAAAAAAAGAAAGCAGATGAAGAAGCAAGAAAACTGAAAGAAATCTCTGAAAGAAAAGCAGCAGACGAAGCAGAAAAAGCAAAACTAGCCGCTTTGGCTGATGCAAAAAAAACAGAGGATTCTAAAAAAGCAGCGGATGCGGAAAAAGCAGAAGCAAGAAGATTGGCCGCAGCAAAAGACGCTGCCGAAGCTGCAGCAAACGCAAAAGCCGCTGCCGACAGAGCATCTACTGCCAGAGCAGCAGAAGCGACTATGGTGAAGAAAAACGATGATGAAAAGAAAGCGGCAGAAACAAAAGTAATGACTAATTATGGGGTTACAACAGCCGTAGGAAATAACTTTGCCGCGAACCGCGGAAAAATGGGAATGCCCGCCTATGGCACTATCACCCACCGTTTCGGAAGACAGCCTCACCCCGTTTTTAAAAATATTGTAGAAGAAAACAACGGTATCAAGATTGCTGTATCAAAAGGAACAGTTGCAAAATGTGTAGCTCCCGGAACCGTTTCCCGTGTGGTGGCGTCTGCAGACGGATCCAAAACCGTCATTGTCAAACATGGTGATTACTTTACCATCTATGCAAACCTCTCCAGCACAATGGCTTCGGCAAACCAGCAAGTCTCTGCAGGAACATCTATCGGGGTAATCGGCGAAGATTTCGACGGCAGTTATACCTTAGATTTCCAGATATGGAATGGCAGCAGTCCGGTTGATCCCTTAGGTTGGGTGAATTAA
- the ribA gene encoding GTP cyclohydrolase II — protein sequence MLKIQAESNVPTEYGEFRMIAFSESDQDWMPHMAIIAKNTDFTQPINVRFHSECITGEVFHSKKCECGQQLDAAMSFMHKNGGIIIYLRQEGRNIGIINKLKAYALQEKGFDTVEANLELGLPADDRNFGVAIEILKILNVKEINLLTNNPQKLKFVTDSSIRLNKRIPLQMDSTKESEAYLKTKKDYFGHLLDDENTAY from the coding sequence ATGTTAAAAATTCAAGCAGAATCAAACGTTCCGACAGAGTACGGGGAATTCCGTATGATTGCATTTTCTGAATCTGACCAAGATTGGATGCCTCATATGGCAATTATTGCCAAAAACACTGATTTTACACAGCCTATTAATGTACGTTTCCATTCCGAATGTATCACCGGCGAAGTATTTCATTCCAAGAAATGCGAGTGTGGCCAACAATTAGATGCCGCAATGAGCTTCATGCACAAAAACGGTGGCATTATCATCTATTTAAGACAGGAAGGAAGAAACATAGGTATCATCAATAAGCTGAAAGCTTATGCTTTACAGGAGAAGGGTTTCGATACGGTAGAAGCCAACTTAGAACTTGGTCTTCCGGCTGATGACAGAAATTTTGGTGTTGCGATAGAAATTCTAAAAATTCTAAATGTTAAGGAAATTAATCTTTTAACGAATAATCCGCAAAAATTAAAATTTGTAACGGACAGCAGCATTCGTCTGAATAAAAGAATTCCTTTGCAGATGGACTCTACAAAGGAAAGTGAAGCTTATTTAAAAACTAAAAAAGATTATTTCGGTCATCTTCTGGATGATGAAAATACCGCCTATTAA
- a CDS encoding DUF4292 domain-containing protein produces the protein MKKYILASAFMITLISCKTKMAVENPISTTAPVASSANFFSKINEKTDFQQLKINSRIIAETGKFIPPLDATIYIEKDQKVWINMVAIFLNVGRAIATPQGIKGYEKWNKTYIESDFSYLNSLLNVNFIDYGALQNLLLGKTFIPVTDKDFKLTKNAQGYLLTSEKNLSFQTNGKISQYSAALTYNNEMDLENVSLQKIDAPDQLEVSYSNWENFENMKLPKNVKIIIKGSKNSQILLENTKFESLKMEAPYSVPNNYTKTEIK, from the coding sequence ATGAAAAAATACATCCTTGCATCTGCATTCATGATCACGCTGATTTCCTGTAAAACAAAAATGGCTGTTGAAAATCCAATCAGCACCACTGCGCCGGTTGCTTCAAGCGCTAATTTTTTCAGCAAAATTAATGAAAAGACAGATTTTCAGCAATTGAAAATCAACTCCCGGATTATCGCAGAAACAGGTAAATTTATTCCTCCATTAGACGCGACCATTTATATTGAAAAAGATCAAAAAGTTTGGATCAATATGGTTGCAATATTTTTAAATGTAGGAAGAGCAATTGCAACTCCTCAAGGAATCAAAGGATATGAAAAATGGAACAAGACCTATATTGAATCCGATTTTTCTTACTTAAATTCACTGTTGAATGTTAATTTCATCGATTATGGTGCTTTACAGAATCTACTGTTAGGTAAAACTTTTATTCCCGTTACCGACAAAGACTTTAAACTTACCAAAAACGCACAAGGTTACCTTTTGACTTCTGAGAAAAATCTAAGCTTCCAGACCAATGGGAAGATTTCGCAATATTCGGCTGCATTGACTTATAATAACGAAATGGACTTGGAGAATGTTTCTTTGCAAAAAATAGACGCACCGGATCAACTCGAAGTTTCCTATTCTAACTGGGAGAATTTTGAAAACATGAAACTTCCAAAAAATGTTAAAATAATAATAAAAGGGTCAAAAAACAGCCAGATCTTACTGGAAAATACGAAATTTGAGAGTTTGAAAATGGAAGCACCTTATTCCGTTCCCAATAATTATACGAAAACTGAGATTAAATGA
- a CDS encoding Sec-independent protein translocase subunit TatA/TatB, with protein sequence MNTLTILALSWQHLLIVGIIILVFFGGKKIPEMMRGLGSGIKEFKDAVKEEDSKKTEEPKSNSSSTTP encoded by the coding sequence ATGAATACACTTACAATATTGGCACTTTCCTGGCAACATTTATTAATCGTCGGAATCATTATTTTGGTTTTTTTCGGTGGTAAAAAAATCCCGGAAATGATGAGAGGATTAGGTTCTGGTATCAAAGAATTTAAAGATGCGGTGAAAGAAGAAGACTCTAAAAAAACTGAAGAGCCAAAAAGCAATTCCAGCTCTACGACCCCTTAA